A region of Solanum dulcamara chromosome 7, daSolDulc1.2, whole genome shotgun sequence DNA encodes the following proteins:
- the LOC129894965 gene encoding short-chain dehydrogenase reductase 3b-like codes for MENPIPPSNKKLHGKIAIITGGASGIGEATAHLFAQHGAQVVIADIQEEKGRSVAESIGSTHCTFIKCDVTDEQQVQSLVKSTVEIHGRVDIMFSNAGIASTDGHEQDILGFNLNVFDNLFAINVRGSVACVKHAAKAMVEGGVKGKIICTASTVATMGVTRQIDYAMSKHAVLGLVRSASKGLGKYGIRVNCVSPAAVATPLLEKSMKMGVEELEKMFESFNCLKIGALRASHVADAALFLASDDSQFITGHNLVVDGGFHPPI; via the coding sequence atgGAAAACCCAATTCCACCATCTAATAAAAAATTGCACGGTAAAATCGCCATCATCACTGGAGGAGCAAGCGGAATCGGCGAAGCCACAGCACATCTCTTTGCTCAACATGGAGCTCAGGTAGTAATTGCTGACATCCAAGAAGAAAAGGGTCGATCAGTTGCAGAATCCATCGGGTCCACTCACTGCACTTTCATCAAATGTGACGTCACAGATGAGCAGCAGGTCCAATCCTTGGTAAAATCAACGGTGGAGATTCACGGTCGGGTCGATATCATGTTCAGCAACGCCGGAATTGCCAGCACCGACGGGCACGAACAAGATATTCTAGGGTTCAATCTAAATGTTTTCGACAACCTATTCGCAATCAACGTTCGTGGTTCTGTAGCTTGCGTGAAGCACGCGGCGAAGGCCATGGTGGAGGGTGGggtaaaaggaaaaataatatgCACTGCGAGCACGGTGGCCACGATGGGGGTAACCAGGCAAATTGATTACGCAATGTCGAAACACGCAGTACTAGGATTGGTGAGGTCTGCAAGTAAAGGACTGGGTAAGTATGGTATACGAGTGAACTGTGTTTCTCCAGCAGCAGTGGCAACACCATTGTTAGAGAAATCGATGAAGATGGGTGTAGAGGAGCTAGAGAAAATGTTTGAATCCTTCAATTGCTTGAAAATTGGAGCTCTAAGGGCTTCTCATGTAGCTGATGCTGCCTTGTTTTTAGCGTCAGATGACTCTCAGTTTATCACCGGCCATAATTTGGTCGTCGATGGAGGTTTTCATCCTCCTATCTGA